One Punica granatum isolate Tunisia-2019 chromosome 3, ASM765513v2, whole genome shotgun sequence genomic window carries:
- the LOC116198665 gene encoding G-type lectin S-receptor-like serine/threonine-protein kinase LECRK1 — MAPCQIILLSLLILCHPAVGVEQKNFARISLGSKLSPIMKQTSWSSPSRRFEFGFYNERDGFKVGIWLTGKSQTIEKTITWTANRDDDPVSPNSTIELTPDGKLVLKTGLGSHELIADISGVASYASMSDSGNFCLHDNESRIIWDSFNFPTDTLLGGQVLPPGSELVSSVSQEVHSTGQFRLSMQSDGNLVMYPVHTLAVGVDAYWSSDTAGDNGIHLYLNFTGKLALINSSNSRTVKTIEGGDSVVTSYDRDSSNYEYGASSTAGLLSYDSSVIYRGTLQHDGLFKLFSHVFYEKGDYGTSLEWKVPDDQCEVKRFCSFNSYCTKNDDTPVCRCIPGTDFVDGVEESSPARLGCQRNFTEEFCAGPISNASSINIFTMEDMTWDDPPYSTAKMGKEDCINSCLEDCNCEVALFNDEGYCKKQKLPLIYAKRDQKNPSTAIFKVGMKGLRSKNMTDIASPLPDLQPPPKVIESKGSTVLLLVVTLGLVTSSCTALIVAGIFFFKLRIFEYEELLDCGGNEMGLGGELTLRSFSYKELKRATNGFKEELGKGSFGSVYKGTLHRGRRKTIAVKRLEKVVTEGEREFRAEMRVIGRTHHKNLVRLLGYCAEQSKRLLVYEYMSNGSLADILFRSERRPEWTERVRIALDIARGILYLHEGCDTPIIHCDIKPQNILMDEFWTAKISDFGLAKLLMPDQTRTFTIVRGTRGYLAPEWNQNIPISVKADVYSFGVMLLEIVCCRKNMEVNISRPDEIVLASWVYKNFRAREVEKVVKGEEVDKKSLEKLVTVGLWCIQDEPALRPSMKSVVMMLEGVTEVSIPPCPSAANTFN, encoded by the coding sequence ATGGCTCCCTGTCAAATTATCCTACTCTCTCTTCTGATTCTATGCCACCCGGCTGTAGGGGTAGAGCAGAAGAATTTCGCTCGAATAAGCTTGGGCTCTAAACTTTCCCCCATCATGAAACAGACTTCATGGTCCTCACCTTCTCGCCGATTCGAGTTTGGTTTCTACAACGAGAGGGACGGCTTCAAGGTTGGTATATGGCTCACTGGAAAGTCTCAAACGATTGAAAAGACCATCACATGGACCGCAAATAGAGATGATGACCCTGTCTCGCCGAATTCGACGATAGAGCTGACACCCGATGGCAAGCTGGTCTTGAAAACTGGCCTCGGTTCACATGAACTCATTGCTGACATATCCGGGGTTGCCTCCTATGCCTCCATGAGTGACTCCGGGAACTTTTGCCTACATGATAATGAATCTCGCATCATCTGGGACAGTTTCAATTTTCCTACAGATACACTGCTTGGAGGGCAGGTCCTCCCCCCTGGGTCCGAGCTGGTCTCAAGCGTATCTCAGGAGGTCCATTCCACAGGACAGTTCCGTCTCAGTATGCAGAGCGATGGGAATCTTGTCATGTACCCAGTTCACACCTTAGCAGTAGGAGTGGACGCTTACTGGTCATCGGACACTGCAGGCGACAACGGCATTCACCTGTATCTCAATTTTACGGGGAAACTTGCTCTAATTAACAGTTCCAATTCCAGGACAGTCAAGACTATCGAAGGTGGAGACTCAGTGGTTACTTCCTATGACAGGGACAGTTCCAACTATGAATATGGAGCTTCATCTACTGCAGGTTTGTTATCGTATGACAGCTCAGTTATATATCGGGGGACACTGCAGCACGATGGGCTTTTTAAACTATTTTCCCATGTTTTTTATGAGAAGGGTGATTACGGGACATCGCTAGAGTGGAAAGTGCCCGAcgatcagtgtgaagtgaaaAGATTCTGCAGTTTCAACAGCTACTGCACTAAGAATGATGATACACCAGTCTGTCGTTGCATACCTGGTACCGATTTTGTGGATGGGGTTGAGGAATCAAGTCCTGCTCGTCTTGGGTGTCAGAGGAACTTCACTGAGGAATTTTGCGCAGGCCCCATATCAAATGCATCCTCGATCAACATTTTCACCATGGAGGACATGACTTGGGACGACCCTCCATACTCGACGGCTAAGATGGGAAAGGAAGATTGTATCAACTCTTGCTTGGAAGATTGCAACTGCGAGGTCGCCCTGTTCAACGATGAGGGCTACTGCAAGAAGCAAAAGCTCCCCTTGATATATGCGAAAAGGGACCAAAAAAACCCATCCACAGCGATTTTCAAGGTAGGAATGAAGGGTCTCAGGAGCAAGAACATGACTGACATCGCCTCCCCGCTGCCGGACCTACAGCCACCTCCAAAGGTTATTGAGAGCAAGGGATCCACTGTCCTCCTACTCGTGGTGACCCTAGGTCTTGTGACTTCCTCTTGCACAGCTCTTATTGTCGCAggcatcttcttcttcaagctcaGGATTTTCGAGTACGAGGAGCTGTTGGACTGTGGAGGGAATGAAATGGGCTTGGGAGGCGAGCTCACCCTGAGGTCATTCTCCTACAAGGAGCTCAAGAGGGCAACCAATGGATTCAAAGAGGAATTGGGGAAGGGGTCGTTCGGATCAGTCTACAAGGGAACACTGCATCGAGGGAGAAGAAAAACCATTGCGGTGAAGCGACTGGAGAAGGTTGTCACCGAAGGTGAAAGGGAGTTCCGAGCAGAGATGAGAGTCATTGGGAGGACTCACCACAAGAACTTGGTCCGGTTGCTTGGGTATTGCGCGGAACAGTCCAAGAGGCTCCTCGTTTACGAGTACATGAGCAACGGATCCCTTGCAGATATCCTATTTAGATCAGAACGCCGCCCCGAGTGGACTGAGCGGGTGAGGATCGCCCTCGACATTGCTCGGGGCATCCTCTACCTCCACGAGGGGTGCGACACCCCGATCATCCACTGTGACATAAAGCCACAGAACATATTGATGGACGAGTTCTGGACAGCAAAGATCTCAGACTTCGGCCTCGCGAAGCTCCTGATGCCCGACCAGACACGGACATTCACGATTGTAAGAGGGACAAGGGGGTACCTCGCGCCCGAGTGGAACCAGAACATCCCGATCTCAGTAAAGGCGGATGTGTACAGCTTCGGAGTCATGCTGCTGGAGATCGTGTGCTGCCGGAAGAACATGGAGGTGAACATCTCGAGGCCCGATGAGATAGTTCTAGCCTCCTGGGTGTATAAGAATTTCAGGGCCAGGGAGGTGGAGAAGGTAGTTAAAGGGGAGGAAGTGGACAAGAAGTCGTTGGAGAAGCTCGTGACAGTGGGGTTATGGTGCATCCAGGACGAGCCCGCTCTTCGGCCTTCGATGAAATCTGTAGTGATGATGCTGGAAGGGGTTACTGAGGTATCAATCCCTCCATGCCCATCTGCTGCTAATACCTTCAACTAA